A region of the Littorina saxatilis isolate snail1 linkage group LG12, US_GU_Lsax_2.0, whole genome shotgun sequence genome:
GAAGGGCACTCTATTTCGACCCGATCTGAGTAACTAGTCTGTTGATGTTTCACAGATCAAAACAAATCGGGATGAACTTACTACTGCTTCCTCTGATGCATTTGAGGAAccgatttgtttttaatgtgtatgtatgtgtgcgtgcgtgcgtgcgtgcgtgtgtgtgtgtgtgtgtgtgtgtgtgtgtgtgtgtgtgtgtgtgcgtgcgtgcgtgtgtgtgtgtgtgtgtgtgtgtgtgtgtgtgtgtctgtgtgtgtgtgtgtgtgattacgtTAGTGTATGTGCGTTTCGGGGGTGGggttatgtatgtatgtgtgtgtgtgtgtgtgtgtgtgtgtgtgtgtgtgtgtgtgtgtgtgtgtgtgtgtgtgtgtgtgtgcgtgcgtgcgtgtgattacgtgagtgtatgtgcgtttCGGGGGTGGGATTCTCTGCTTCATTTCAGGTGTTGTAATGACATCATGCTGAGTGCGTCATACGTTGGAAACCACAACCCGAATCAAACACATGATCAGCACAGGTCAAAAATAAAAAGTATCACCAAACAGCCTCCTCTTTGGTGATAGTAAAGCGATCTCTGTCATGTCAGTAGATCTGAAGAACCAGGGGACGTCCTCACAGGATGCGCTTTCAAGGACGGAGAATGAGGCTGTGGATCGTGGGTTATCCCCCGTTTGCACACTAAACGACAACGCCAAGTCCTTTGATCATGGCACTATCACAGAGTCGTGTCCACAAAGCACACTAAACGACAACGCCAAGTCCTTTGATCATGGCACTATCACAGAGTCGTGTCCACAAAGCACACTAAACGACAACGCCAAGTCCTTTGGTCATGGCACTATCACAGAGTCGTGTCCACAAAGCACACTAAACGACAACGCCAAGTCCTTTGGTCATGGCACTATCACAGAGTCGTGTCCACAAAGCACACTAAACGACAACGCCAAGTCCTTTGATCATGGCACTATCACAGAGTCGTGTCCACAAAGCACACTAAACGACAACGCCAAGACCTTTGATCATGGCACTATCACAGAGTCGTGTCCACAAAGCACACTAAACGACAACGCCAAGCCCTTTGGTCATGGCACTATCACAGAGTCGTGTCCACAAAGCACACTAAACGACAACGCCAAGTCCTTTGGTCATGGCACTATCACAGAGTCGTGTCCACAAAGCACACTAAACGACAACGCCAAGTCCTTTGGTCATGGCACTATCACAGAGTCGTGTCCACAAAGCACACTAAACGACAACGCCAAGTCCTTTGGTCATGGCACTATCACAGAGTCGTGTCCACAAAGCACACTAAACGACAACGCCAAGTCCTTTGATCATGGCACTATCACAGAGTCGTGTCCACAAAGCACACTAAACGACAACGCCAAGTCCTTTGATCATGGCACTATCACAGAGTCGTGTCCACAAAGCACAAACACCCCTGCAGTCATGGCTGTGCTTATTGACGCATCGGAAGATGATTTCTTGGACCTTGAAGAACTGGACGACTTTTGCGAAGAGGGGGTCAGTGTTTTGGCAAAACCTAATGCGGGTAAACCGTGCGCGTGTAATCGGAGTGAAGTTACTTGTGAACCAACACGGACAGTGCAAAAAAGAGGAAACGACACAACAGAACCCAGACACGACACTTTCAGCATTTGCAACCAGGCTGCTTGCATTTGTCCCAAAATTCCTAAAATGTCCAGTGAGTATTTTGGTTCCAGCGACGAGCCACCCAACCATGTCAGTACAAGCATACTGGTAGAGTCAACAGGTAACAGTGAGGCCTCTACTACTCAAATGCCAGCTAGCAGCTCAAATCACGATGTTGTGTCCTACTGCAGTGTTCAGAATCTGTTAAAGGAGACAGTACTAAACGATGAATATTTTTCAAAACATTGTGCCCATCGCAATAATTACCCACAAAGTATCAATGCCGTGGAGCTTATGCCACGTATTTCGCGTAGCAACGAATATCTTGAACAGGAACAAATCAGAAATTTGAAAAGTGCGCCTGTGATTCCAACGGACTGCGACACCGCGTCTACTTCATCAACGCAAAACGACATGTTGAAAAAGACAGGAGAAAGCTATAACTCCACTGCTCTGTGTAGTTTTCGATTTTACCGCGAAAACCGGACGGAATTTGTTGTACAGAGAATCGCCTCTGCGTCTGATGGCTACAGCGTGAAGGGCTTCAGCAGCGTTGTTTCCTTAGGGTCCACTGTGTCCGAACCTCAACCCTTACACGAAGAGAGAACCACGTTTCCGATGTGTGACAGTTTGCCGCTTGACCACGGAATACAGTCATCCACGATGCCTTCTAGCGAAGACAGTGCTTGCTGTTCACAAGCCAGTTCTTCCGTAGCTAACGACCGAGTAAGTTCTGCTCTTGAGATCCAACCAAGGTGTGATGAGCGACTGACCTCTTTTGAGTGTAAACTTCAGCCTTGTTCTTTCCAGGTAATGTCTTGTTCTAGACAAGAAGCAGCCACTCTTGGAGAAGAGCAGCAGCTTTCTTCTTTATCAAGTATTCAGTCTCCGCCTAATGAAAATCGAACGACCTCCTTGTCTGAAGACATGCATGCACAAAGGAATGTACATGATATTCTGGAAACAACGGGAGGGATAACAGAGGAAGCAGGCGTGTCacaccaacaacatcaacagTCAAAAAGCAAAACACTCACTTCAGATGAATCGGGGTATCGTCTTCATGAAAGAAATGACAGTTTTGCTGCCACTTCGTCAGACATGCCCCAAGCACAGGTTCCTCATCGTCATCTTCTAAACGCTAATTTGTCGCAGTTGCAGTCACAGCAGAGTGCGATACACAGCAACGTAGAACATGATGAGTCACAGATCAGTAGGGGAGAATACGTTTCTAATGCAACTATGGGCACCCAGACAGAATCCAACCAACATGAAGAAGATGGTCCGACTTGTAGAGACCAGGGTTGCAACACTTGCGTAAACAGATTTGGTGGTGAGGAGAAACACCTTTTGTTGGAGGAGTCACGGCGGTTAGATGACACAGAAACTTCTCAAAGCAATTGCCAGGACAGCAGCGCTGAAAGTTCAGTATGCTCAGGCCTCCTCTCGTTTCTCCAGATTCTGAAAACGTCTTGTGAATTACTGCAGAACAGTTGCGCACTGCGCGAAAACAACTGTCACACCAGATCGCCTCCCAGTACACCAAAATATAGACAGAAACGAAGGTTTATGACGCCACGGTTCCAACGAGGAAGTCACGGCAGTTACGAAGAGGGCCATCCTCTCCGTCAATTCTGGCAGAAGATGTCGAAGGATCAAGAGATTTCCAGTGCGACCATTGCTCTGGAAAGCCCAGATCAAGCCTCAAGCCACCAAGGAGATGAAGAGGACGGTGCTGCAGACAGAGAACCTCTGCCAGGGAAAACAACGTCCAGTCTGGAACTAGAGCAAAACCTTCGCCTTGCCAACGCGGTGGCGCTGCACAACATGACCAGCGGTTGTCAGTACATGCCGTGGACTGGGAACTTGCCCGCCAGACCAGCAGTTCCAGCGCTTGAGACGAGCAGCAGTAGCAGAGACGAACACAGACAAGGAGAAGATTCAGACTCTGGGTCTGGGTATTGTAGTACGGGACCCAGCCTTCAGCCCGGCATTGTCAGTAGAGTATCAGCTAGCTCGCCTTCTTCCACCCAGCGCGGCTTCCAACACGATGACAGCACGCAGGCGATCAATAAGAATAATGGTATCTCTCGTGAATTGCAGCCTGCACAGGAGGCGCCGACCTCGGTTGTTTTACAGCATGGCGGTCTAAAAAGGAAAGCAAGAACAAGAGCCACGTCGCATTGGGTGTACACGTCCAGGGCCCATCAGTCCTCGCGAACAAGACGTGCCGTGACCGAGTGCACGCGTTATCGTGACAAGAACCGCGGGGCAAGGAGTAGAACACAGAGCAGAAGTAGAAGCCGCAGTCCCTTGCGCAGTAAAGTCAAGGCAAACTCAAGAAACAGCCGCTCCAGTTCATCAAGTTGTCAGAACAGTGTCTGTAGAAGATCGGCGTGCGCTCGACGCGCAATGGACCGCGCCAGCAGTGAAGACAGCTTCCTTTCCAACAGGCATGTGGCGGGAGGTTCTGAGGCCGACAGCAAGCATTGCGTGTCAAGCACCATGTCTTACTTGAAGATAGCGGACAGTGAGCTGAAAGAATTGTGCACAACGAATCTACTAGCCCAAGGAAGGAGGAGAAAAGCTGAAAGCAAAGGAAAGGGCGAAAGTCACTCAGTCCTGCAACGTTTGAGGAAGGAAGTTTCAGCCTGGATGCAGAACAATAGCAACAAAAGGGCTAAGGCCAATACACTGGCCTCTCAACAGTGCGGAGACATTCAAGACATTCGTTGTGGAGAGCGCCATAACGCAGTGCGTCTGGCATCGGATGCTGAAGACAGGAATGTGCAAAAAGTAATCAttaaagaaaacacaaaacacctGACAGTTTTTGACATCATTGCAAGAAAAGCTGAAGAGCAAAGTTTGATTAACAAACAGAATATCAACAACACAGAGTCAGTACGGTCAGCGCTTGCGTCTCATGGATTCGCGCAACAAGGGCATGTGACCGAGAACTGTTCGAACAATACTGCCATTGTTTCCAGAAGCTCCTCCAAAGAGTCGAGCACGGCAGGCAACAACCAAAACAGCAGAAACAGAGCCAAAATTAGCCAAATACAAAACTCAGCTGCCCCAAACCCAGACGATGGCAGCAGAGTAACCATCGCAGCAGACCAGGCATCGCTGAAGAATCCAACGGCCTCAACGAACACAACCTTACCCATCTTCTCCTTTCACAACACTGCTGTCCAGACTCTAGCCTCAAGTCCAACGCCCCTCTTTCTCCAACGAGTCTCCAGcagcccccctggtggcgataGAGACACCGTCAAGACCTCCACAACACCCAAACAACGCAAAGCCAACGCAAACTCTCAGTCCAAACGAGAGGACGTCTCAGAGTCGCGAGGCAAAACACGGGCTAAGTCGCGTATCAGGAAGAGAAAGTCTTTTGTCGGTGCTTTTTCAGGGGTAGGGTCCAACAGTCAAGCAGCTACTAACGAGAGTCTGACAGAACTTCACCTTAATACTGACATGCCTGTTTTACCGGCACGAAGCTTCAAGGGAGTC
Encoded here:
- the LOC138981007 gene encoding uro-adherence factor A-like, with amino-acid sequence MSVDLKNQGTSSQDALSRTENEAVDRGLSPVCTLNDNAKSFDHGTITESCPQSTLNDNAKSFDHGTITESCPQSTLNDNAKSFGHGTITESCPQSTLNDNAKSFGHGTITESCPQSTLNDNAKSFDHGTITESCPQSTLNDNAKTFDHGTITESCPQSTLNDNAKPFGHGTITESCPQSTLNDNAKSFGHGTITESCPQSTLNDNAKSFGHGTITESCPQSTLNDNAKSFGHGTITESCPQSTLNDNAKSFDHGTITESCPQSTLNDNAKSFDHGTITESCPQSTNTPAVMAVLIDASEDDFLDLEELDDFCEEGVSVLAKPNAGKPCACNRSEVTCEPTRTVQKRGNDTTEPRHDTFSICNQAACICPKIPKMSSEYFGSSDEPPNHVSTSILVESTGNSEASTTQMPASSSNHDVVSYCSVQNLLKETVLNDEYFSKHCAHRNNYPQSINAVELMPRISRSNEYLEQEQIRNLKSAPVIPTDCDTASTSSTQNDMLKKTGESYNSTALCSFRFYRENRTEFVVQRIASASDGYSVKGFSSVVSLGSTVSEPQPLHEERTTFPMCDSLPLDHGIQSSTMPSSEDSACCSQASSSVANDRVSSALEIQPRCDERLTSFECKLQPCSFQVMSCSRQEAATLGEEQQLSSLSSIQSPPNENRTTSLSEDMHAQRNVHDILETTGGITEEAGVSHQQHQQSKSKTLTSDESGYRLHERNDSFAATSSDMPQAQVPHRHLLNANLSQLQSQQSAIHSNVEHDESQISRGEYVSNATMGTQTESNQHEEDGPTCRDQGCNTCVNRFGGEEKHLLLEESRRLDDTETSQSNCQDSSAESSVCSGLLSFLQILKTSCELLQNSCALRENNCHTRSPPSTPKYRQKRRFMTPRFQRGSHGSYEEGHPLRQFWQKMSKDQEISSATIALESPDQASSHQGDEEDGAADREPLPGKTTSSLELEQNLRLANAVALHNMTSGCQYMPWTGNLPARPAVPALETSSSSRDEHRQGEDSDSGSGYCSTGPSLQPGIVSRVSASSPSSTQRGFQHDDSTQAINKNNGISRELQPAQEAPTSVVLQHGGLKRKARTRATSHWVYTSRAHQSSRTRRAVTECTRYRDKNRGARSRTQSRSRSRSPLRSKVKANSRNSRSSSSSCQNSVCRRSACARRAMDRASSEDSFLSNRHVAGGSEADSKHCVSSTMSYLKIADSELKELCTTNLLAQGRRRKAESKGKGESHSVLQRLRKEVSAWMQNNSNKRAKANTLASQQCGDIQDIRCGERHNAVRLASDAEDRNVQKVIIKENTKHLTVFDIIARKAEEQSLINKQNINNTESVRSALASHGFAQQGHVTENCSNNTAIVSRSSSKESSTAGNNQNSRNRAKISQIQNSAAPNPDDGSRVTIAADQASLKNPTASTNTTLPIFSFHNTAVQTLASSPTPLFLQRVSSSPPGGDRDTVKTSTTPKQRKANANSQSKREDVSESRGKTRAKSRIRKRKSFVGAFSGVGSNSQAATNESLTELHLNTDMPVLPARSFKGVAEFNDRPSDNTRSKTRQRKRRKQPPNTAEDSSQERCLGDVEEATEAEEEVETEVEAEALNFQSVVDSLEARTITRKERKEHKVSTSKERLYLQARRLLRQICYIKTKEEMLFRAALRLQHFRLQLQEEHSMLFVKAKSSQNRDEDTLSIASTYSTSRTWDRRRNRHRRRGERRTDKQKTGEDDLNKLRTPTAAEGERTDHAQFPDEQQPSTSKKHSGRPRSHKKRRPRHTSSLSVPEDIKQEEDDDGKTDANDSKTLSSGSSVSARQTKTTKTSLNSQEEEDEEDEDDKEDDRDDDDDDDDDDDDDDDDNESGSSRTRSDDNDDDDGETSYSSKTSATKSKKKDDRDEDDSTDDDSNDPRLCGFFRQP